The Devosia sp. YIM 151766 genome includes a region encoding these proteins:
- a CDS encoding TRAP transporter large permease, whose protein sequence is MLWIILILFLLLLPLGVPVGLILLMLSVAYVIMEPALMDVVLAQRIVQGTQSFPLLAVPLFILVGELMNISGISRRVMDFAAVLTRRVWGGLAQTNVLLSTLLAGMSGSANGDAAMQAKIIVPEMTKRGYPLPYSTALTAVSSLIAPMIPPGIGLILFGFVTNTSIGQLFAAAIVPGFLLALMMLVQANITTRLNKWDPPRGAQPGDPSLGRAFLGALPAIMLPILIILGIRGGVFTPAEAAGIAVIYTIVCVIAYREASWAEMWRALRSTVSTTAAILLILAASTAFSWVLTFEQVPQTIAGGLLSFTDNPTLMLALIALVILVAGAFIEGTALILILGPIFLPVTNALGIDPVHYGVVFVLMAHLGGVTPPVGTIMFTTCTITKTPLIDFTKAAFPMILTYLAFALVLIFVPVFSTGLAHL, encoded by the coding sequence ATGCTCTGGATCATCCTGATTCTTTTCCTGCTTCTCCTGCCGCTGGGCGTTCCGGTCGGCCTCATCCTGCTGATGCTCTCGGTGGCCTATGTCATCATGGAGCCGGCGCTGATGGACGTGGTGCTGGCCCAGCGCATCGTTCAGGGCACCCAGAGCTTTCCGCTCCTGGCCGTGCCGCTGTTCATTCTGGTCGGCGAACTCATGAACATTTCCGGGATCAGCCGGCGGGTGATGGACTTCGCCGCCGTTTTGACGCGGCGCGTCTGGGGCGGGCTGGCGCAGACCAATGTGCTGCTGTCGACCCTGCTCGCCGGCATGTCCGGCTCGGCCAATGGCGATGCCGCCATGCAGGCGAAGATCATCGTGCCGGAAATGACCAAGCGCGGCTATCCGCTGCCCTATTCGACGGCACTGACTGCCGTGTCCTCGCTGATCGCCCCGATGATCCCGCCAGGCATCGGCCTGATCCTGTTCGGCTTCGTCACCAATACTTCCATCGGCCAGCTCTTCGCCGCCGCCATCGTGCCCGGCTTCCTGCTGGCGCTGATGATGCTGGTGCAGGCCAATATCACCACCCGCCTGAACAAATGGGACCCGCCGCGCGGCGCTCAGCCGGGCGATCCCTCGCTGGGCCGGGCCTTTCTGGGCGCGCTGCCGGCGATCATGCTGCCGATCTTGATCATTCTCGGGATCCGCGGCGGCGTATTCACGCCCGCCGAGGCGGCCGGGATTGCGGTGATCTATACGATCGTCTGCGTCATCGCCTATCGCGAGGCCAGTTGGGCCGAGATGTGGCGGGCTTTGCGCTCGACCGTATCCACCACCGCGGCCATCCTGCTCATCCTCGCCGCCTCCACCGCCTTTAGCTGGGTGCTGACCTTCGAGCAGGTGCCGCAGACCATTGCCGGCGGCTTGCTGTCCTTCACCGACAATCCGACCCTGATGCTGGCGCTGATCGCGCTGGTGATCCTGGTGGCCGGCGCCTTCATCGAAGGCACGGCGCTGATCTTGATCCTCGGCCCCATTTTCCTGCCGGTGACCAATGCGCTAGGCATAGATCCGGTGCATTATGGCGTGGTCTTCGTGCTGATGGCGCATCTGGGCGGCGTCACCCCGCCGGTGGGCACCATCATGTTCACCACCTGCACCATCACCAAGACGCCGCTGATCGATTTTACCAAGGCGGCTTTCCCCATGATCCTGACCTATCTCGCTTTCGCGCTGGTCTTGATCTTCGTGCCGGTGTTCAGCACTGGTCTGGCGCATCTCTAG
- a CDS encoding Na+/H+ antiporter subunit E encodes MKRLLPHPILTGVLLAFWLILHQSAGLGHILLGTFIAVTASLAADLVIPEPLVVRRPLKVLQLIVLAGLDIIRSNIAVMLILFSPRPNPTAEFVEMKLELTNTFGLAILACIITATPGSAWLEHDRERSTVLIHVFDVIDADEWVETIRQRYETLLLEIFQ; translated from the coding sequence ATGAAGCGTTTGCTGCCCCATCCAATCCTCACCGGGGTGCTGCTGGCTTTCTGGCTGATCCTGCATCAATCGGCGGGGCTCGGCCATATTCTGCTCGGCACCTTCATCGCCGTGACCGCGTCGCTGGCCGCCGACCTCGTCATTCCCGAGCCGCTGGTGGTGCGGCGCCCGCTCAAGGTGCTGCAACTCATCGTGCTGGCCGGGCTGGACATCATCCGCTCCAATATCGCGGTGATGCTGATCCTGTTCAGCCCCAGGCCGAATCCCACCGCCGAGTTCGTCGAGATGAAGCTGGAACTGACCAATACGTTCGGCCTGGCTATCCTGGCCTGCATCATCACCGCGACGCCGGGCAGCGCCTGGCTCGAACATGACCGCGAGCGCAGCACCGTGCTGATCCACGTCTTCGACGTGATCGATGCCGACGAATGGGTGGAGACGATCAGGCAGCGCTACGAAACCCTGCTATTGGAGATTTTCCAATGA
- a CDS encoding IclR family transcriptional regulator, whose translation MSKGKSDGDLGKSYAAPAVDKAFEIIDLVAGEIAGLSVTEMATRLNRSTSQIYRIVVSLHRLGLLRRDEQTDRYALTLKLFELGTRYPPLQKLIYHATPILEQLSQDTDQSCHLATVAGNSLVILAQADSPMPMHYTVKLGSRFPAMETSSGVVIAAFSAPNRQNLLLAEFSAEEQAQFRARFTAIHAEGHERRGSDVTAGVINLSKPVFDAGGQPLAAITVPFLPQRRMRMEAEAVLEKVVAAAEDLTVIMQNA comes from the coding sequence ATGAGCAAGGGTAAGAGCGACGGCGATCTGGGGAAGAGTTACGCCGCGCCGGCAGTGGACAAGGCGTTCGAGATCATCGATCTCGTCGCCGGCGAGATTGCCGGGCTGAGCGTCACCGAAATGGCGACGCGGCTGAACCGCTCGACCAGCCAGATCTATCGCATCGTCGTGTCGCTGCATCGGCTCGGCCTGCTGCGCCGCGACGAGCAGACCGACCGCTACGCCCTGACGCTGAAGCTGTTCGAGCTGGGCACCCGCTATCCGCCCCTGCAGAAGCTGATCTATCACGCCACGCCGATCCTGGAGCAATTGAGCCAGGATACCGATCAATCCTGCCATCTGGCGACGGTCGCTGGCAATTCGCTGGTGATCCTGGCCCAGGCCGACAGTCCGATGCCGATGCATTATACCGTCAAGCTCGGCTCCCGCTTTCCCGCCATGGAAACCAGCTCCGGCGTGGTCATCGCCGCCTTTTCGGCGCCCAACCGGCAGAACCTGCTGCTGGCCGAATTCTCGGCCGAAGAACAGGCGCAGTTCCGAGCCCGTTTCACGGCGATCCATGCCGAGGGCCATGAACGGCGGGGCAGCGACGTGACGGCTGGCGTCATCAACCTGTCCAAGCCGGTTTTCGACGCCGGCGGCCAGCCGCTTGCCGCCATTACCGTGCCCTTCCTGCCGCAGCGCCGCATGCGCATGGAGGCGGAGGCGGTGCTGGAAAAGGTGGTGGCGGCGGCCGAGGACCTCACCGTGATCATGCAGAACGCCTGA
- a CDS encoding K+/H+ antiporter subunit F produces the protein MSIEILHWSLLAAQLLLGIAMMATLYRMVVGPRAQDRILALDALYVVALLLLVTLGIRTNSQVYFELAMLMGLLGFVGTLALAKFLMRGEVIE, from the coding sequence ATGAGTATCGAGATCCTGCACTGGAGCCTGCTGGCGGCGCAATTATTGCTCGGGATCGCCATGATGGCCACGCTTTACCGCATGGTCGTCGGGCCCCGCGCCCAGGACCGCATCCTGGCGCTGGACGCGCTTTACGTGGTGGCGCTGCTGCTGCTGGTGACACTGGGCATTCGCACCAATTCGCAGGTCTATTTCGAGCTGGCCATGCTGATGGGCCTGCTCGGCTTCGTCGGCACCCTGGCGCTGGCCAAGTTCCTCATGCGCGGCGAGGTGATCGAATGA
- a CDS encoding TRAP transporter small permease: MQAFSRKFDAALGGLDRALVALTVIALIVLVGVVFGAVVMRYVFHAPLIFSFDLSTLLFAWVVFVGLAIADHDDAHMGLDLVVKVGNDTIRQALILVRLVLVLALSVYLAWIGWQLYQRTGAQISSLRISARWLYLSMPIGFGLLALSYIGRIVRLAAGGAR; this comes from the coding sequence TTGCAGGCATTCTCCAGAAAATTCGACGCCGCATTGGGCGGGCTGGACAGGGCACTGGTGGCGCTGACTGTGATCGCGCTCATCGTGCTGGTCGGCGTGGTCTTCGGCGCTGTGGTCATGCGCTATGTGTTCCATGCGCCGCTGATCTTTTCCTTCGACCTGTCGACCTTGCTCTTTGCCTGGGTGGTCTTTGTCGGGCTGGCCATCGCCGATCACGACGATGCGCATATGGGTCTCGATCTGGTGGTCAAGGTGGGCAATGACACCATCCGCCAGGCGCTGATCCTGGTGCGGCTGGTGCTGGTCCTGGCGCTCTCGGTCTATCTCGCCTGGATCGGCTGGCAGCTCTATCAGCGCACCGGGGCGCAAATCTCTTCGCTGCGCATCTCCGCGCGCTGGCTTTATCTTTCCATGCCGATCGGGTTCGGGCTGCTGGCCTTGTCCTATATCGGCCGTATCGTCCGGCTCGCCGCCGGTGGAGCGCGCTGA
- a CDS encoding Na+/H+ antiporter subunit C: MELTLAIAIGVLTSSGIYLLLRPRTFQVIIGLSLVSYAVNLFILAMGRLRMDAAPVLSGANADPANYTDPVPQALVLTAIVISFAMTALFLVVLLAARGLTGNDHVDGKGN; this comes from the coding sequence ATGGAATTGACCCTGGCCATCGCCATCGGCGTGCTCACCTCGTCGGGCATCTATCTGCTGCTGCGCCCGCGCACCTTCCAGGTCATTATCGGCCTGTCGCTGGTGTCCTATGCGGTCAACCTGTTCATCCTGGCCATGGGGCGGTTGCGCATGGATGCGGCGCCGGTCCTGTCGGGCGCCAATGCCGATCCCGCCAATTATACCGACCCGGTTCCCCAGGCCCTGGTGCTCACCGCCATCGTCATCAGCTTCGCCATGACCGCCTTGTTCCTGGTGGTGCTGCTGGCCGCCCGCGGCCTGACCGGCAATGACCACGTCGACGGCAAGGGGAATTGA
- a CDS encoding SDR family oxidoreductase, with product MANLTGKLVLITAAAQGIGRASVEAFARAGARVVATDINADRLAELDGMDNVSTRVLDVLSAAAVNQAVAEIGQIDVLFNCAGVVHSGTVLEMSEADLDFALDLNVRAQIRTIKAVLPQMLERRDGAIINMATVASSVKGVPNRAAYTISKAAVVGLTKSIAADYTTANIRVNAICPGTVESPSLHERWHATGDFEGARKAFIARQPIGRIARPEEVADLAVYLAGATYTTGQVHIIDGGWTA from the coding sequence ATGGCCAACCTCACCGGAAAACTCGTTCTCATCACCGCCGCCGCGCAGGGTATTGGCCGCGCCTCGGTGGAGGCCTTTGCCCGCGCCGGCGCCAGGGTCGTCGCCACCGATATCAATGCGGACAGGCTCGCCGAACTGGACGGCATGGACAATGTCTCGACCCGGGTGCTCGACGTGCTGTCCGCGGCGGCGGTCAACCAGGCCGTGGCCGAAATCGGTCAGATCGACGTGCTGTTCAATTGCGCCGGCGTCGTCCATTCCGGCACGGTGCTGGAGATGAGCGAGGCCGATCTCGACTTTGCTCTCGACCTCAATGTCCGGGCGCAGATTCGCACCATCAAGGCGGTCTTGCCGCAAATGCTGGAGCGCCGCGATGGCGCCATCATCAATATGGCGACGGTCGCCTCCTCGGTGAAAGGCGTGCCCAATCGCGCCGCCTATACGATTTCCAAGGCGGCGGTCGTGGGGCTGACCAAATCCATCGCCGCCGATTACACCACAGCCAATATCCGGGTGAACGCCATCTGCCCGGGCACGGTGGAGAGCCCGAGCCTGCATGAGCGCTGGCATGCGACCGGCGATTTCGAGGGCGCCCGCAAGGCCTTCATCGCCCGCCAGCCCATCGGCCGCATCGCCCGGCCCGAGGAAGTGGCCGATCTCGCCGTCTATCTGGCCGGGGCGACCTATACGACCGGACAGGTCCATATCATCGACGGGGGCTGGACGGCCTGA
- a CDS encoding monovalent cation/H+ antiporter subunit A: MSTDLALTLLAVLPFMACALVLALPGRGNRGAVWITAIVSGVLSLLSISLFPLVSNGGVVSTRLEWIPQIGLNLVLRLDGFAWLFSVLITVIGFLIVLYARYYMSPKDPIARFYSLLLAFMGSMLGLVISGNIIQLAIFWEMTSLVSFLLIGYWYHRSDARDGARMALIITGTGGLALFVAMMLVGHIVGSYELDVVLASGRVLVDSPLYPVTLLLLLLAAFTKSAQFPFQFWLPNAMTAPTPVSAYLHSATMVKAGVFLLARFWPVMSDSQLWFWIVTYTGLATLLFGAYAALFQRDLKGLLAYSTISHLGLITTLLGMGTPLAAVAAIFHIANHATFKASLFMAVGIIDHEAGTRDVRKLSNLRKYMPFTATLAIIASAAMAGVPLLNGFLSKEMFFTETAEFDPNIFVNLSLPIIATLAGMLSVAYSIKFVHGVFFGPEPTELEKIPHEPPALMRRPIEFLVLVCLAVGIIPGITVAPYLAAAVQSVLGVDTPYYSLSVWHGFNLPLVMSIIALVGGAIIYVPYYRRLINIDGVPLTRNLGGQRIFERILVTATNRWARRVIEVFGTQRLQPQIFTVVLLAFAAGIGAGWARLGNLPLPDNFDSVLGLVWLLGGFGAIAAAHQAKFHRLAALILMGAAGLATCVTFAWFSAPDLALTQLLAEIATTVLILLGLRWLPKRQPVAEDRSWPVRFRRYRDAGLAVLIGLGTAIASYAIMTREAPDGISDFFLANSYSQGGGTNVVNVMLVDFRGFDTMGEITVLGVVALAVFGLLRRFRPAADSVERPEQQRVLDEYAQGDGQHVAVDFMRIPALIINWMFPVVIMVAIYMFLRGHDLPGGGFIAGIIMSLAFILQYLAGGTRWVEERLRILPVLWIGWGLLLALLTGVGAMLLGAPFLTSAFAYADIPLIGKVPMATALFFDLGVFALVVGAVVLMLIALAHQSIRRPKPAGSSKPKVREGADKWN, translated from the coding sequence TTGTCAACCGATCTTGCCCTGACGCTTCTCGCCGTGCTGCCGTTCATGGCCTGCGCGCTGGTCCTGGCGCTTCCCGGCCGGGGCAATAGAGGCGCGGTGTGGATAACGGCCATCGTGTCCGGCGTTCTCAGCCTATTGTCCATCAGCCTGTTTCCGCTGGTCAGCAATGGCGGCGTCGTCAGCACCAGGCTCGAATGGATTCCGCAGATCGGGCTCAATCTGGTGTTGCGGCTCGATGGCTTCGCCTGGCTGTTCTCGGTGCTGATCACCGTTATCGGTTTTCTGATCGTGCTTTATGCGCGCTATTACATGTCCCCCAAGGACCCGATCGCCCGCTTCTATTCGCTGCTGCTGGCCTTTATGGGCTCCATGCTGGGACTGGTCATCTCAGGCAATATCATCCAGCTCGCCATTTTCTGGGAAATGACCAGCCTCGTTTCCTTCCTGCTCATCGGCTATTGGTATCACCGCAGCGACGCGCGCGACGGGGCGCGCATGGCCTTGATCATCACCGGCACGGGCGGCCTCGCTTTGTTCGTCGCCATGATGCTGGTCGGCCATATCGTGGGCAGCTACGAGCTGGACGTGGTGCTCGCTTCCGGCAGGGTGCTGGTGGACAGCCCGCTCTATCCGGTGACATTGCTGCTGCTGCTGCTGGCGGCCTTCACCAAGAGCGCGCAATTCCCCTTCCAGTTCTGGCTGCCCAATGCCATGACCGCGCCGACGCCGGTTTCGGCCTATCTGCATTCGGCCACCATGGTGAAGGCGGGCGTCTTCCTGCTGGCGCGGTTCTGGCCGGTCATGTCCGACAGCCAGCTCTGGTTCTGGATCGTCACCTATACCGGGCTGGCCACGCTGCTTTTCGGGGCCTATGCCGCCCTGTTCCAGCGCGATCTCAAGGGCCTGTTGGCCTATTCGACCATTTCGCATCTCGGGCTCATCACCACGCTTCTGGGCATGGGTACGCCGCTGGCCGCCGTCGCCGCCATTTTCCACATCGCCAATCACGCCACGTTCAAGGCGTCGTTGTTCATGGCGGTGGGCATCATCGACCACGAGGCCGGCACGCGCGACGTGCGCAAGCTGAGCAATCTGCGCAAATACATGCCGTTCACCGCGACCCTGGCCATCATCGCCAGCGCCGCCATGGCCGGGGTGCCGCTGCTGAACGGCTTCCTGTCCAAGGAAATGTTCTTCACCGAAACCGCGGAATTCGATCCCAACATCTTCGTCAACCTGTCGCTGCCGATCATCGCGACCCTGGCGGGCATGCTCAGCGTTGCCTATTCGATCAAGTTCGTGCATGGCGTTTTCTTCGGCCCCGAGCCGACCGAGCTTGAAAAGATTCCGCATGAGCCGCCGGCGCTGATGCGGCGGCCCATCGAATTCCTGGTTCTGGTCTGCCTGGCGGTGGGCATCATTCCCGGCATCACCGTCGCCCCCTATCTGGCGGCGGCAGTGCAGTCGGTACTGGGCGTGGACACGCCCTATTACAGCCTGTCGGTCTGGCACGGCTTCAACCTGCCGCTGGTCATGAGCATCATCGCGCTGGTGGGCGGCGCCATCATCTACGTGCCCTATTACCGGCGCCTGATTAATATCGACGGTGTGCCGCTGACCCGCAACCTGGGCGGCCAGCGTATCTTCGAGCGTATCCTGGTGACCGCCACCAACCGCTGGGCGCGCCGCGTCATCGAGGTTTTCGGAACCCAGCGCCTGCAACCGCAAATCTTTACTGTGGTACTCCTGGCCTTCGCGGCGGGGATCGGCGCCGGCTGGGCGCGCCTGGGCAATTTGCCGTTGCCGGACAATTTCGATTCCGTCCTCGGCCTGGTCTGGCTTCTGGGTGGCTTCGGCGCCATCGCCGCGGCGCACCAGGCCAAGTTCCATCGGCTGGCTGCATTGATCCTGATGGGGGCGGCGGGCCTGGCCACCTGCGTCACCTTCGCCTGGTTCTCCGCCCCCGATCTGGCCCTGACTCAATTGCTGGCGGAAATCGCCACCACGGTGCTGATCCTGCTGGGCCTGCGCTGGCTGCCCAAGCGCCAGCCGGTGGCCGAAGATCGCAGCTGGCCGGTCAGGTTCCGCCGCTACCGCGATGCCGGCCTTGCCGTGCTGATTGGCCTGGGAACCGCCATCGCCAGCTATGCGATCATGACCCGCGAGGCGCCGGACGGCATTTCCGACTTCTTCCTCGCCAATTCCTATAGCCAGGGCGGCGGCACCAATGTGGTCAATGTCATGCTGGTGGATTTCCGCGGTTTCGACACGATGGGCGAGATCACCGTGCTCGGGGTCGTGGCGCTCGCCGTGTTCGGCCTGCTCCGCCGCTTCCGGCCCGCCGCCGACAGTGTCGAACGGCCGGAGCAGCAACGGGTTCTGGACGAATATGCGCAGGGCGATGGCCAGCACGTCGCCGTCGACTTCATGCGCATCCCCGCGCTCATCATCAACTGGATGTTCCCGGTCGTGATCATGGTGGCCATCTATATGTTCCTGCGCGGCCACGACCTGCCGGGCGGCGGCTTCATCGCCGGCATCATCATGTCGCTGGCCTTCATCCTGCAATATCTGGCGGGCGGTACGCGCTGGGTGGAAGAGCGGCTGCGCATCCTGCCGGTGCTGTGGATCGGCTGGGGTCTGCTTCTGGCCCTGCTCACCGGCGTCGGCGCCATGCTGCTGGGCGCGCCCTTCCTCACCTCGGCCTTCGCCTATGCGGATATCCCGCTGATCGGCAAGGTGCCGATGGCCACCGCCCTGTTCTTCGATCTCGGCGTATTCGCCCTGGTGGTCGGCGCGGTGGTGCTGATGTTGATCGCCCTCGCCCACCAATCCATACGGCGGCCCAAACCCGCCGGCTCGTCCAAGCCCAAAGTGCGGGAGGGCGCCGACAAATGGAATTGA
- a CDS encoding FAD/NAD(P)-binding protein, producing the protein MTNSGRQSITIIGGGASGVLLAAHLLRHPDPNLRVTLIERQGRFGQGLAYSARHRNHRVNVPALGMSAFADDPEHFWRWLQHKEPGRHASPWTFVPRRLYGAYLEDVLREAGERLPGRLVVLSEEVEALHETPKGVEIALGNGTSLASRWAILAVGHETQPLRGKGIAVRAGSDSDTALDPEAHVMILGSGLSMVDAWVSLSDAGHAGPITVVSRNGLVPRGHRDVAPLDIAADDVPFGASLNDLTAWFRALVTKTESRGGDWRSVVDGLRPYNQRLWQSWPVREKRQFLRHARPWWNIHRHRLPPDLHAGLVKAIEAGQVQLVAAEFVDIERAGKAVRAIIRPRGTKRREIVEVARVYDCGGVTVDVRASANPVIRQLIQSGAARPDAMRIGLDVDENCALIAADGSVSPRVRVVGPLTRGRYFEIEAIPDIRLQCRAVADNIMAGEAAS; encoded by the coding sequence ATGACCAATAGCGGTCGCCAATCCATCACCATTATCGGCGGCGGCGCCAGCGGCGTCTTGCTGGCCGCCCATCTGCTGCGCCATCCCGATCCGAACCTGCGCGTCACCCTGATCGAACGTCAGGGGCGCTTTGGCCAGGGCCTCGCCTATTCGGCCCGTCATCGCAATCACCGGGTCAATGTGCCGGCCCTGGGCATGAGCGCCTTTGCCGACGATCCCGAGCATTTCTGGCGCTGGTTGCAGCACAAGGAGCCGGGGCGCCATGCCTCGCCCTGGACCTTCGTGCCGCGCCGGCTCTATGGCGCCTATCTGGAGGATGTGCTGCGCGAGGCCGGCGAACGCCTGCCCGGCCGGCTGGTGGTGCTGTCCGAGGAAGTCGAAGCCCTGCACGAAACCCCCAAGGGCGTCGAAATCGCCTTGGGCAACGGCACCAGCCTCGCCAGCCGCTGGGCCATTCTCGCCGTGGGGCACGAAACGCAGCCCTTGCGCGGCAAGGGCATTGCCGTGCGCGCCGGTTCCGACAGCGATACGGCGCTCGACCCCGAAGCCCATGTGATGATTCTCGGCTCCGGCCTCAGCATGGTCGACGCTTGGGTGTCGCTCTCCGATGCCGGCCATGCCGGCCCGATCACGGTCGTGTCCCGCAATGGCCTGGTGCCGCGCGGCCACCGCGATGTCGCGCCGCTGGACATCGCCGCGGACGACGTGCCTTTCGGAGCCAGCCTCAACGATCTTACCGCCTGGTTCCGCGCCCTGGTGACGAAAACCGAAAGCCGGGGCGGAGATTGGCGCAGCGTCGTGGATGGTCTCCGCCCGTATAATCAACGCCTCTGGCAAAGCTGGCCGGTGCGTGAAAAACGCCAATTCCTGCGCCATGCCCGCCCCTGGTGGAATATCCACCGCCACCGCCTGCCGCCCGACCTGCATGCGGGCCTGGTGAAGGCGATAGAGGCGGGACAGGTCCAATTGGTCGCCGCCGAATTCGTCGATATCGAGCGCGCCGGCAAGGCCGTGCGCGCCATTATCCGGCCCCGTGGCACCAAGAGGCGCGAAATCGTCGAAGTGGCGCGGGTCTATGATTGCGGCGGCGTCACCGTGGACGTGCGCGCCAGCGCCAATCCGGTGATCCGCCAGCTGATCCAATCCGGCGCCGCCCGCCCCGACGCCATGCGTATCGGCCTCGACGTCGACGAAAACTGCGCCCTGATCGCCGCCGACGGCAGCGTTTCACCCCGCGTAAGGGTCGTCGGGCCGCTGACCCGCGGCCGCTATTTCGAGATCGAGGCCATCCCCGACATCCGCCTGCAATGCCGCGCCGTCGCGGACAATATCATGGCCGGGGAAGCGGCTAGCTGA
- a CDS encoding monovalent cation/H+ antiporter subunit D translates to MTGLNHLAILPILIPMIAAIANLLLGDQRSSQRIAGLNIGFSVLLLLVSILLFVVLAQSDLTAAAVYPIGNWPVPFGIVLVADRLAAIMVLTTAILSLAALVYASARWHDRGPNFFPLFHALTMGLNGAFLTGDLFNLFVFFELLLAASYGLALFGSGRNRVRAAMHYIVINLVASSLFLIGVALIYGTTGTLNMADIARAAPHIAAEDRGLFEAGAAVLGVAFLVKAGSWPLHFWLPNTYSSAAPPVAALFAVMTKVGFYAILRLWMLVFAGASGAEAIFAQNVLLVLGVATVAYGSIGVLSSKSLDRLASYLILVSAGTLLLAVGYNVPGVTSGALFYLVVATLAAGALFLLKDIIDQILPAEAQVLAVSLELYGDEEEILEEDQEFSPAIPGAAALISWCFAIAALVMAGLPPLSGFIAKFAMLSAALGSEGAPDAATWWIIGTLIVSGLFVLISMVRNGINIFWTSLPEDEILRLRTMEIGPIVALLALCVIMTLAAGPAMGFFAETAAFIHAPQSYIDTVMSVGGGL, encoded by the coding sequence ATGACCGGCCTGAACCATCTCGCCATCCTGCCGATCCTCATTCCGATGATCGCGGCCATCGCCAATCTGCTGCTGGGAGACCAGCGCAGCAGCCAGCGCATAGCCGGGCTCAATATCGGCTTCAGCGTGCTGTTGCTGCTGGTCTCCATCCTGCTCTTCGTGGTGCTGGCGCAATCGGACCTGACGGCCGCGGCGGTCTATCCCATCGGCAATTGGCCCGTTCCCTTCGGCATCGTGCTGGTCGCCGACCGGCTGGCCGCGATCATGGTGTTGACCACCGCCATCCTGTCGCTCGCCGCCCTGGTCTATGCCTCGGCGCGCTGGCATGATCGCGGTCCCAATTTTTTCCCGCTATTCCATGCGCTGACCATGGGGCTCAACGGCGCCTTCCTCACCGGCGACCTGTTCAACCTTTTCGTGTTCTTCGAATTGCTGCTGGCCGCCTCCTACGGGCTGGCGCTGTTCGGCAGCGGGCGCAATCGCGTGCGCGCCGCGATGCACTATATCGTCATCAATCTGGTCGCTTCCTCCCTGTTCCTGATCGGCGTGGCCTTGATTTATGGCACTACCGGCACGCTCAACATGGCCGATATCGCGCGGGCCGCCCCCCATATCGCCGCCGAGGACCGGGGCCTGTTCGAGGCGGGAGCGGCCGTGCTGGGCGTCGCCTTCCTCGTCAAGGCCGGGTCCTGGCCGCTGCATTTCTGGCTGCCCAATACCTATTCGTCGGCGGCGCCTCCGGTGGCGGCCCTGTTCGCGGTCATGACCAAGGTGGGGTTCTACGCCATATTGCGGCTCTGGATGCTGGTCTTTGCCGGCGCGTCTGGCGCCGAAGCCATCTTCGCCCAGAACGTCCTGCTGGTTCTGGGGGTGGCGACGGTGGCCTATGGCAGTATCGGGGTTCTGTCCAGCAAGTCGCTGGACCGGCTGGCGAGCTATCTCATCCTGGTTTCGGCCGGCACACTGCTGCTGGCCGTGGGCTATAATGTCCCCGGCGTCACCAGCGGCGCGCTCTTTTATCTCGTGGTCGCCACGCTGGCGGCGGGCGCCTTGTTCCTGCTCAAGGACATTATCGACCAGATATTGCCCGCCGAGGCCCAGGTGCTGGCGGTCTCGCTCGAACTCTATGGCGACGAGGAGGAAATCCTCGAGGAAGATCAGGAATTCAGCCCCGCCATTCCGGGAGCGGCCGCCCTTATCTCCTGGTGCTTCGCCATTGCGGCGCTGGTCATGGCCGGCCTGCCGCCGCTCTCGGGTTTCATAGCCAAATTCGCCATGCTCTCCGCGGCCCTCGGCTCCGAGGGCGCGCCCGACGCCGCCACCTGGTGGATCATCGGCACGCTGATCGTTTCGGGGCTGTTCGTGCTGATCTCGATGGTGCGCAACGGCATCAACATCTTCTGGACCTCGCTGCCCGAGGATGAGATCCTGCGCTTGCGGACGATGGAGATCGGCCCGATCGTGGCGCTGCTCGCCCTCTGCGTGATCATGACGCTGGCGGCCGGCCCGGCCATGGGCTTCTTCGCCGAGACGGCGGCCTTCATCCATGCGCCGCAGAGCTATATCGACACGGTCATGTCAGTGGGGGGCGGGCTATGA
- the mnhG gene encoding monovalent cation/H(+) antiporter subunit G yields the protein MIDDLPLWLSILVSVLVVFGALLTMAGCFGLVRLQNFYVRIHAPTMGTSMGGGLILLASAIYFSVTRERLIMHEFIIFFFVTITTPVTLMLLARATLFRDRIEGNDGVPQRRVDDPR from the coding sequence ATGATCGACGACCTGCCGCTCTGGCTGTCCATCCTGGTCTCCGTCCTCGTCGTCTTCGGCGCCCTGCTGACCATGGCGGGGTGTTTCGGGCTGGTGCGCCTGCAAAATTTCTATGTGCGCATCCATGCGCCCACCATGGGCACCAGCATGGGCGGCGGGCTGATCCTGCTGGCGTCGGCGATCTATTTCTCCGTCACCCGCGAACGGCTGATCATGCATGAATTCATCATCTTCTTCTTCGTGACCATCACCACGCCGGTCACGCTGATGCTGCTGGCCCGCGCCACCCTGTTCCGCGACCGCATCGAGGGCAATGACGGAGTGCCCCAGCGCCGGGTGGACGATCCCCGATAA